A stretch of Kaistella flava (ex Peng et al. 2021) DNA encodes these proteins:
- a CDS encoding alpha/beta fold hydrolase, with amino-acid sequence MHMKSFIPVFLLTGAAFFAQTKNDIVVPNENLITENIPAIPKSLNTTIKKYTESRSANFTAIHPNGKELIMVTRFASTNQLHHLTQPLGNRKQITFFDEPVNSADFDPIKGEYLVYSKDIGGNEFGQLFRLNLNTMESTMLTDGGRSQNGGMRWKKDGSGFYFSSTKRNGGDRDVYYMNPLKPEETKLILEVKGGGWGISDISEDGKKLIIGEYVSANESYLYLFDTETKKLEPITDRSEKQIVQASAKFAKNPDEIWYVTDRDNEFKRLALMNLKTKKINYFTTEIPWEVSGLSLSKDKSKIAFEINESGLNKLYLMDTSTKKYSEIKLPVGLINSTAFTKDGKSLFFSQSTYDSSSDIYRLDLATNKIERWTDSEQGEMPKAEMAKPKLIEWTSFDKMKISGFYYPASKKFTGKRPVMINIHGGPEGQSMASSLGANNYYTNEMGVAVIYPNVRGSSGFGKTYIASDNGFNRMDSVQDIGALLDWIAKQPELDKDRIMIMGGSYGGFMTLATAYEYADRIRCSVDVVGISDFNTFLKNTEEYRRDLRRAEYGDERDPKMSAFFTKIAPLNNTDKIKKPMFIIQGTNDPRVPVTEAMQMRDKLKAQGNTVWYLEAKNEGHGFRKKENVDFQRLAVIQFMQEYLLK; translated from the coding sequence ATGCACATGAAATCTTTTATTCCGGTTTTTTTATTGACTGGAGCAGCATTTTTTGCTCAAACTAAGAACGATATTGTCGTTCCTAATGAAAATTTAATAACTGAGAATATTCCGGCGATTCCGAAAAGTTTAAATACGACAATCAAGAAATATACGGAAAGCAGAAGCGCCAACTTTACCGCAATTCATCCCAACGGAAAAGAGTTGATTATGGTAACCAGATTTGCTTCTACCAATCAACTGCATCATTTAACACAACCTTTAGGGAACAGAAAACAAATTACGTTTTTTGATGAACCCGTAAACTCTGCAGATTTCGACCCAATAAAAGGAGAGTATTTGGTTTATTCTAAAGACATTGGTGGAAATGAATTCGGTCAACTCTTTAGACTGAATTTGAACACCATGGAATCTACAATGCTAACCGATGGTGGAAGATCCCAAAACGGTGGAATGCGCTGGAAGAAAGATGGTTCAGGATTTTACTTTTCATCGACCAAAAGAAATGGTGGCGACCGAGATGTTTATTACATGAATCCTTTGAAACCAGAAGAAACCAAATTGATTTTGGAAGTGAAAGGCGGCGGTTGGGGTATTTCTGACATTTCTGAAGATGGCAAAAAACTCATCATCGGAGAATATGTCTCTGCCAATGAATCTTATTTATATTTATTCGATACCGAAACCAAAAAACTGGAACCAATCACCGATAGAAGCGAAAAACAAATCGTGCAAGCGAGTGCGAAGTTTGCCAAAAACCCAGATGAGATCTGGTACGTAACCGATCGTGATAATGAGTTTAAAAGATTGGCTTTAATGAATTTGAAAACGAAAAAGATAAACTATTTCACCACTGAAATTCCATGGGAAGTTTCGGGTTTATCTTTATCGAAAGACAAATCAAAAATCGCTTTTGAAATTAATGAAAGTGGCTTGAATAAATTGTATTTAATGGATACTTCTACGAAGAAATATTCTGAAATTAAATTGCCAGTTGGTTTAATCAACAGCACTGCTTTTACAAAAGACGGAAAGTCCCTCTTTTTCTCGCAATCAACTTATGATTCTTCTTCAGACATTTACCGTCTTGATTTAGCCACCAACAAAATCGAAAGATGGACAGACAGCGAACAGGGGGAAATGCCGAAAGCCGAAATGGCAAAACCAAAATTGATTGAATGGACGAGTTTTGACAAGATGAAAATCTCTGGATTTTATTATCCTGCGTCTAAGAAGTTTACAGGAAAAAGACCAGTAATGATCAATATTCATGGTGGTCCAGAAGGTCAGTCGATGGCATCTTCTTTAGGTGCAAATAATTATTATACCAATGAAATGGGCGTTGCGGTAATTTATCCGAATGTTCGTGGTTCTTCAGGTTTCGGTAAAACATATATCGCAAGCGACAACGGTTTCAACAGAATGGATTCGGTACAGGATATCGGAGCATTATTAGATTGGATTGCGAAACAACCAGAATTAGATAAAGACCGAATTATGATCATGGGCGGAAGTTATGGCGGTTTCATGACCTTGGCGACGGCTTATGAATATGCAGATCGAATCAGATGCTCAGTTGATGTGGTTGGAATTTCTGACTTTAATACCTTCCTTAAAAATACCGAAGAATACCGACGTGATTTAAGAAGAGCAGAATATGGTGACGAGCGCGATCCGAAAATGAGCGCTTTTTTTACCAAGATTGCTCCGTTAAACAATACCGATAAAATTAAAAAACCAATGTTCATCATCCAGGGAACTAACGATCCAAGAGTTCCGGTAACTGAGGCGATGCAAATGCGTGATAAATTAAAAGCACAAGGAAATACGGTTTGGTATTTAGAAGCTAAAAATGAAGGACACGGTTTCCGTAAAAAAGAAAATGTAGATTTTCAGAGATTGGCAGTAATTCAGTTTATGCAGGAATATCTTTTAAAATAG
- a CDS encoding patatin-like phospholipase family protein has translation MKKFKLGLVLSGGGTRGVAHAGALKFLMEKNIHPDVLACCSAGSIVGTLYAIGKSPLEILDFFKSIYFFNWHHFAFNKPGFISSEVFSDYLNPVFGEMTLGELEVEVQIIATELISGKQKIFGEKDKIVDAVIASCSIPGITVPYIVGDEMFSDGGVLNNFPVDIIHQDCEKLIGIFVSPLQEVTVNDLNSIRSVTTRAYELLSHRTELHKFSFCDWLITSKKLANYGIFESSAERLEEIFEIGYQAAKTSYDDSIFKTEI, from the coding sequence ATGAAAAAATTCAAACTTGGACTCGTGCTTTCCGGTGGCGGTACAAGAGGAGTTGCACATGCAGGCGCTTTAAAATTTTTGATGGAAAAAAATATTCATCCGGATGTTTTGGCGTGCTGTAGTGCGGGTTCCATTGTTGGTACGCTCTATGCGATCGGAAAATCACCCTTGGAAATTTTGGATTTTTTCAAGTCTATTTATTTTTTTAACTGGCATCATTTCGCCTTCAATAAGCCAGGTTTTATTTCCTCTGAGGTCTTTTCTGATTATCTGAATCCAGTTTTTGGAGAAATGACCCTTGGTGAATTGGAGGTAGAAGTGCAAATTATTGCGACGGAATTGATTTCTGGAAAACAGAAAATTTTTGGGGAGAAGGATAAAATTGTAGATGCCGTGATTGCGTCCTGTTCCATTCCGGGAATTACGGTTCCTTATATTGTTGGTGACGAAATGTTCAGTGATGGTGGCGTGCTTAATAATTTTCCGGTAGATATTATTCATCAGGATTGCGAAAAATTAATTGGTATTTTTGTTTCGCCGCTGCAAGAAGTAACAGTCAATGATTTAAATTCTATAAGATCAGTCACGACCAGAGCCTACGAACTTTTATCGCACCGAACTGAATTGCATAAATTTTCATTCTGTGACTGGCTTATTACCTCTAAGAAATTAGCGAATTATGGGATTTTCGAAAGTAGTGCAGAGCGACTGGAGGAGATTTTTGAAATCGGTTATCAGGCAGCAAAAACTTCTTATGATGACAGTATCTTTAAAACTGAAATTTAG
- a CDS encoding patatin-like phospholipase family protein has product MEKYNLGLVLSGGGTKGLAHAGVLTFLAEKNITADVLSCCSAGSIVGALHGVGKSGEEILDFFKSVYFFNWRHFAFNKPGLVSSKIFSTYLYPIFKDMTIGELDINLKIIATELVSGEQKIFEGKDKIVDAVIASCSIPGITVPYIVGNEMFSDGGVLNNFPADIIHQDCEKLIGVYVSPPQDVEIGDLNTIKSVTTRAYELMSHRTEIHKFSYCDWIITSKKLANYGTFERNASRLEEIFEIGYQAAKMSYDHTLFKEDI; this is encoded by the coding sequence ATGGAAAAATATAATTTGGGTTTGGTTCTTTCGGGGGGTGGGACAAAAGGACTTGCTCATGCCGGAGTTCTAACCTTTTTAGCAGAGAAAAATATTACTGCAGATGTTTTGTCATGTTGCAGTGCAGGTTCGATTGTTGGTGCATTACACGGTGTCGGCAAATCGGGCGAAGAAATTCTGGACTTTTTTAAATCGGTCTATTTTTTCAACTGGCGACATTTTGCGTTTAACAAACCGGGTTTGGTTTCCTCTAAAATTTTCTCAACGTATCTGTATCCTATTTTCAAGGATATGACGATTGGAGAACTTGATATCAATTTGAAAATCATTGCTACAGAACTGGTTTCAGGTGAGCAGAAAATATTTGAAGGAAAGGACAAAATCGTAGATGCGGTAATTGCCTCCTGTTCAATTCCGGGAATTACAGTTCCTTATATTGTTGGTAATGAAATGTTTAGCGACGGCGGAGTTTTGAATAATTTCCCAGCAGATATTATTCATCAGGATTGTGAAAAACTGATTGGTGTTTATGTATCACCACCGCAAGATGTTGAAATTGGGGATCTTAACACTATAAAATCCGTGACTACAAGAGCGTATGAGTTAATGTCGCACCGAACAGAAATCCATAAATTCTCCTATTGTGACTGGATTATTACTTCCAAAAAATTAGCTAATTATGGAACGTTTGAAAGAAATGCGTCTCGTTTAGAAGAGATTTTTGAAATCGGATATCAAGCTGCGAAAATGTCTTACGACCATACTTTATTTAAAGAAGATATTTAG
- a CDS encoding diacylglycerol kinase family protein: MRKPPIHRSFGNAIKGLILMLKSERNFQIEVLALLVNLFLIVYLKVTEFEATIILVVSFSVLSLEILNTCVEKICDIIQPDYDERIKIIKDMAAGSVFLMAIGSVVVGVLIYAKYLL, translated from the coding sequence ATGAGAAAACCTCCGATTCACAGAAGTTTTGGCAATGCAATCAAAGGATTAATCTTAATGCTGAAATCTGAACGTAATTTTCAGATCGAAGTTTTGGCGTTGCTTGTCAATCTTTTTTTAATCGTTTATTTAAAAGTAACCGAGTTTGAAGCGACTATTATATTAGTCGTTTCCTTCTCGGTTTTAAGTTTAGAGATCTTAAATACGTGCGTAGAAAAAATTTGTGACATCATCCAACCGGATTATGATGAACGTATAAAAATCATTAAAGATATGGCCGCAGGGTCGGTATTCTTAATGGCGATCGGTTCCGTCGTTGTCGGGGTTTTAATTTATGCTAAATATCTTCTTTAA
- a CDS encoding M20/M25/M40 family metallo-hydrolase: MKYSIIKILPLFLGGFLFAQQSADSLQFKNISDEMLVNGTAYENLRDLTQNIGHRLSGSAAYEKATDWAVLKLKEAGADKVWKEEVMVPVWERGKESLQIKEGNGKWKSLRMLSLGNSEGTKGKDVEAEIVFVKNKEDFDKLPDAAIKGKIIFFNYAFNQKFISTGQAYGDAGKYRRSAASWAGKRGAKAVIIRSLSSAFDDVPHTGMMSYDKDDTAKIAAVAIGPKSADELEKTLKTQKVFAKLNSNATMKGDKLTYSVIGEITGKKDQSVIVVGGHLDSCDVGEGAQDDGAGIVQSIEVLRTFKKLGINNNHTIRVVCFANEENGVRGGNQYAANIKKNNEKHIFAIESDGGGFTPRGFGLVMSPEKRQQVQSWRNLFLPYGVHNFEVQYAGTDIEPMEPLGVPLAELIPDSQRYFEIHHSDEDTFDKVNRRELLLGAAAMGQLIYMVDKNW; this comes from the coding sequence ATGAAATATTCTATTATAAAAATACTTCCGCTCTTTTTGGGCGGATTTTTATTTGCGCAACAATCAGCTGATTCTCTTCAATTCAAAAATATTTCTGATGAAATGTTGGTGAATGGAACTGCGTATGAAAACTTAAGAGATTTAACCCAAAATATCGGTCATCGTTTGAGCGGTTCTGCGGCTTACGAAAAAGCGACTGATTGGGCTGTTCTAAAATTAAAAGAAGCCGGCGCAGATAAAGTCTGGAAAGAAGAAGTAATGGTTCCGGTCTGGGAACGTGGCAAAGAATCTCTTCAAATAAAAGAAGGAAACGGAAAATGGAAATCGCTGCGAATGCTTTCTTTAGGAAATTCTGAAGGAACGAAAGGAAAAGATGTAGAAGCAGAAATTGTCTTTGTAAAGAATAAAGAAGATTTTGACAAACTACCGGATGCAGCAATTAAAGGAAAAATTATATTCTTTAATTATGCGTTCAATCAGAAGTTCATTTCTACGGGTCAAGCTTATGGCGATGCCGGTAAATATAGAAGAAGTGCAGCTTCCTGGGCTGGAAAAAGAGGCGCAAAAGCAGTAATCATCCGGTCGCTTTCGTCGGCATTTGATGATGTTCCGCATACTGGAATGATGAGTTATGATAAAGATGACACGGCGAAAATCGCAGCGGTTGCCATTGGACCAAAAAGTGCAGATGAGCTTGAAAAAACTTTAAAAACGCAAAAAGTATTTGCTAAATTAAATTCCAACGCCACCATGAAAGGCGACAAACTCACCTATTCTGTTATTGGAGAAATTACCGGTAAGAAAGATCAAAGCGTCATCGTAGTTGGTGGACATTTGGATTCTTGCGACGTTGGTGAAGGTGCGCAAGACGACGGAGCCGGAATTGTTCAAAGCATTGAAGTTTTAAGAACTTTCAAAAAATTAGGAATTAATAATAACCACACCATTCGAGTTGTCTGTTTTGCCAATGAAGAAAACGGCGTTAGAGGTGGAAACCAATACGCAGCAAATATTAAGAAAAATAATGAAAAACATATCTTCGCTATCGAAAGTGATGGTGGTGGTTTTACACCACGTGGTTTTGGGTTGGTTATGAGTCCTGAGAAACGTCAACAAGTTCAATCCTGGAGAAATCTTTTCTTACCCTATGGAGTTCATAATTTCGAGGTTCAATACGCAGGAACTGATATCGAGCCGATGGAACCTTTGGGAGTTCCTTTAGCAGAATTGATTCCTGATTCTCAAAGATATTTTGAAATTCACCATTCCGACGAAGATACTTTTGACAAAGTAAATCGCAGAGAATTATTGTTAGGTGCTGCTGCAATGGGACAATTAATTTATATGGTCGATAAAAACTGGTAA